A genomic segment from Rhinatrema bivittatum chromosome 19, aRhiBiv1.1, whole genome shotgun sequence encodes:
- the GNL1 gene encoding guanine nucleotide-binding protein-like 1, whose product MPRKKPFSAKQKKKQLQDKRERKRALPDGVGSSSNSRSGSRDRREDHTDTSDSESLSAHVLKINQQPQVRRPGERGYDANRYRLHFEKESREEIERRKKVAREKVLEPVPETELEVDIDSIYKPGSVLDFPKRPPWNYQTRKEQLLAQEEKSFQAYLENIYKNFKPSQLSYFEHNLETWRQLWRVLEMSDIVLLITDIRHPVIHFSPALYDFVTRDMKKKVILVLNKIDLAPPALVVAWKHYFQSRFPEVHIVCFTSYPQESQDERDPSTVFKKRRKRRRGWTTAMGPNQLLRACEVITAGKVDLSSWKDKICRDAACARFAGSSSEEEDDEDPPVLVEHQTDTAMEMEPLHQELYRDGVLSIGCVGFPNVGKSSLMNGLVGRKVVSVSRTPGHTKYFQTYFLTPTVKLCDCPGLIFPSLVDRQQQILAGIYPISQIQEPYTSVGYLAIRIPVPALLKLKHPGVEDQQLEGQQRAHWSAWDVCEAWAEKRGYKTAKAARNDVYRAANSILRLAVDGRLCLCMRPPGYSSQKGTWERHPETAEISSLQASHRRDGRRSSEEEEEEEISSSGEEEDEEKDRDADEEEEEEEQPAEDGSRGPGRRAGIKGKPSHRNLFALLREDEC is encoded by the exons ATGCCCCGGAAGAAGCCCTTCAGCGCCAAGCAGAAGAAGAAGCAGTTGCAGGACAAGCgggagagaaagaggg CTCTCCCTGATGGGGTGGGGTCCAGCTCCAACAGCCGGAGTGGTAGCCGTGACCGACGTGAGGATCACACAGACACATCGGACAGCGAGTCCCTCTCTGCGCATGTCCTTAAGATCAACCAGCAGCCACAGGTTCGCCGACCAGGAGAGCGAGGATATGACGCCAACAG GTACCGGCTGCACTTTGAGAAGGAAAGCCGGGAGGAGATTGAGCGGAGAAAGAAGGTTGCCCGGGAGAAGGTGCTGGAGCCTGTGCCagagactgagctggaagtagaTATAGATAGTATCTACAAGCCAGGATCTG TGCTGGACTTTCCCAAGCGCCCACCGTGGAATTACCAGACCAGGAAGGAGCAGCTGCTGGCACAGGAGGAGAAGAGCTTCCAGGCCTACCTGGAAAACATCTACAAGAACTTCAAGCCCAGCCAGCTCAGCTACTTTGAGCATAACTTGGAG aCATGGCGTCAGCTCTGGAGGGTGTTGGAGATGTCGGACATCGTCCTCCTCATCACTGACATCCGGCATCCG GTCATTCACTTCTCGCCAGCATTGTATGATTTTGTGACACGGGACATGAAGAAGAAGGTGATTCTGGTGCTGAACAAGATCGATCTGGCCCCGCCGGCCCTAGTGGTGGCCTGGAAGCACTACTTCCAGTCCCGTTTCCCCGAGGTGCACATAGTCTGTTTCACCTCCTACCCCCAGGAGTCACAGGATGAGCGGGACCCCAGCACCG TGTTTAAGAAACGTCGGAAGAGGCGGCGAGGCTGGACCACTGCCATGGGACCAAACCAGCTGCTGCGAGCCTGCGAGGTGATAACCGCGGGGAAAG TGGACCTGAGCAGCTGGAAGGACAAGATCTGCCGGGACGCGGCCTGTGCACGATTCGCCGGCTCCTCCTCGGAAGAGGAGGACGATGAAGATCCTCCCGTGCTGGTGGAGCATCAGACTGATACCGCCATGGAGATGGAGCCTCTCCACCAGGAGCTGTACCGGGACGGTGTGCTGTCCATCGGCTGCGTAG gtttCCCAAACGTTGGCAAGTCCTCCCTCATGAATGGGCTGGTGGGCCGGAAGGTGGTGAGCGTGTCGCGGACCCCTGGCCACACCAAGTATTTCCAGACGTACTTCCTGACCCCGACCGTCAAACTCTGTGATTGCCCCGGCctcatcttcccttccctggTGGACAGGCAGCAGCAG ATCCTGGCTGGCATCTACCCCATATCTCAGATCCAGGAGCCATACACGTCTGTGGGGTACCTGGCCATAAGGATTCCCGTCCCAGCCCTTCTGAAGCTGAAGCACCCGGGCGTGGAGGACCAGCAGCTGGAGGGGCAGCAGCGGGCACATTGGAGTGCCTGGGATGTCTGTGAAG CCTGGGCAGAGAAACGCGGCTACAAGACGGCCAAAGCCGCCAGAAACGACGTGTACCGAGCCGCCAACAGCATCCTGCGACTGGCAGTGGATGGACGGCTCTGCCTCTGTATGCGGCCCCCTGGCTACTCCTCCCAGAAAG GAACGTGGGAGCGGCACCCGGAGACGGCAGAGATCAGCTCGCTGCAGGCTTCGCATCGGAGGGACGGCCGGCGcagctctgaggaggaggaggaggaagagatctCCAGCTCCGGGGAAGAGGAAGACGAAGAGAAGGACCGAGACGcggacgaggaggaggaggaggaagagcaaccTGCGGAGGACGGCAGCAGAGGCCCCGGCCGGAGGGCAGGGATCAAGGGCAAACCCTCCCACAGAAACCTGTTTGCACTCCTGAGGGAGGACGAGTGTTAA
- the LOC115080833 gene encoding twist-related protein-like, producing MDAQGPERETLGQSGSLSTGSFQGDEAGRRGERAGWKVRSQRLPLPRAPEPCWQRVGPSGSLRGLDWGDPASCYQLLRHRRLAANARERRRMLGLNLAFDQLRSVVPALRGPRKLSKSETLQMALVYISALGELLQPQEGEGSPGFPAGAQPQPPYPAKTESEKDVAHLGWTNH from the coding sequence ATGGACGCGCAGGGCCCTGAAAGGGAGACTCTGGGGCAGAGCGGCAGCCTGTCCACGGGAAGCTTCCAAGGCGACGAGGccgggagaaggggggagagagctGGGTGGAAGGTGCGGAGTCAACGACTGCCCCTACCGCGAGCTCCCGAGCCCTGCTGGCAGAGGGTGGGGCCCTCGGGCTCCCTCCGGGGCCTGGACTGGGGTGACCCGGCCTCTTGCTACCAGCTCCTGAGGCACCGCCGACTGGCGGCCAACGCTAGAGAGCGCAGGCGTATGCTGGGGTTGAACCTGGCCTTCGACCAGCTGCGCAGCGTGGTCCCTGCCCTGCGGGGCCCCCGAAAGCTGTCCAAGTCAGAGACCCTGCAGATGGCGCTGGTCtacatctcggcgctgggggagCTGCTCCAGCCGCAAGAGGGAGAAGGCAGCCCGGGGTTCCCGGCGGGGGCGCAGCCACAGCCTCCTTACCCTGCAAAGACCGAGTCGGAGAAGGATGTAGCGCACCTGGGGTGGACGAACCAttaa
- the LOC115080781 gene encoding cholinesterase-like, whose product MMWYDRRKGLSHFNVGLLFLHACLSHSWALDETLVDTKQGKVRGLQLPALSESVTAFLGIPYGEPPTGALRFQKPEPRKAWDGILDATKYGHSCHQVADTTFPGFSGSEMWNANTELSEDCLYLNVWVPSPRPMAAAVMVWIHGGAFLSGSSSLDVYDGRYLTQAEKVIVVTMNYRLGPLGFAALPGSQGMQGNAGLFDQRLALLWVQENIAQFGGNPESVTIFGMDSGGASVSFHVLSPKSHPFFSRAIIESGSANAKWATVTQKEARTKTLALAKLLACPTTTDTEIITCLQTKDPQEITNHQFSHFSKDVIAITNFVPTIDGDFLTDKPDKLLEMGQFKASEILAGTVKNEGTLWSVYWADGFSLFNDSLITRAQYEENVKKLFTKAGELGVESVLHQYTDWENEKDPKKNRDELGDLFGDKNFVCPLVDMMQQFAEQGLKIYLYRFDHRSSRLAWPEWMGVMHTGEIAFVFGTPLDGKQNYSEAEQELSRRVMKSWANFARSGDPNDKDDTEKRWPVYTSTEQEYLSIKADKLKKKEKLRARECRLWDSYFPSGPEAHRARCGRRVIPFTPPPIGSGVRLRRGTANVPLVGRPEYPPTSGGGARSGNVCASALRIKDLPALYDEVAPCQLIHQIKSLHGKSSKE is encoded by the exons ATGATGTGGTACGACAGGAGAAAAGGCCTCAGCCACTTCAATGTCGGGCTCCTCTTCCTGCACGCCTGCCTCTCTCATTCATGGGCACTTGATGAGACACTTGTGGACACCAAGCAAGGGAAGGTCCGGGGACTTCAACTACCGGCACTCTCAGAGTCCGTGACAGCTTTCTTGGGGATCCCCTATGGGGAGCCACCAACAGGGGCCCTGAGATTCCAGAAGCCTGAGCCACGCAAAGCCTGGGATGGGATCCTGGATGCCACCAAGTACGGGCACTCCTGCCACCAGGTGGCTGACACCACGTTCCCAGGCTTTTCCGGCAGCGAGATGTGGAATGCAAACACAGAGCTCAGTGAGGACTGCCTCTACCTCAATGTCTGGGTGCCGTCACCCAGGCCCATGGCGGCGGCTGTCATGGTATGGATCCATGGAGGTGCCTTCTTGTCTGGGTCGTCTTCTCTTGACGTCTATGATGGCAGGTATTTAACCCAGGCTGAAAAAGTGATTGTCGTGACCATGAACTACAGATTGGGGCCTTTGGGGTTTGCAGCATTGCCCGGGAGCCAAGGGATGCAGGGAAATGCCGGCTTGTTTGATCAGAGGCTAGCTCTTCTTTGGGTCCAGGAGAACATTGCACAGTTTGGTGGCAATCCTGAAAGCGTCACCATCTTTGGAATGGATAGCGGAGGGGCTTCGGTGAGTTTCCATGTCCTCTCTCCCAAGAGTCACCCTTTCTTCTCAAGAGCCATCATTGAAAGTGGCTCGGCTAACGCTAAATGGGCTACAGTCACTCAGAAGGAAGCAAGGACCAAGACTCTGGCCTTGGCAAAGTTACTTGCATGTCCCACCACCACCGATACAGAAATCATAACATGCCTCCAAACCAAGGACCCTCAGGAGATTACCAACCACCAGTTTTCTCATTTTTCTAAAGATGTTATTGCGATAACAAATTTTGTGCCCACCATTGATGGAGATTTCCTCACTGACAAACCAGATAAGCTGTTGGAGATGGGGCAATTCAAGGCATCAGAGATCTTGGCGGGAACCGTCAAGAATGAAGGAACTCTCTGGAGCGTGTACTGGGCAGATGGCTTCAGCCTATTCAATGACAGCCTCATTACCAGGGCTCAGTATGAGGAGAACGTGAAGAAGCTCTTCACAAAGGCGGGAGAGCTCGGGGTGGAGTCAGTGCTCCACCAGTACACAGACTGGGAAAACGAGAAGGACCCCAAGAAGAACCGCGATGAGCTGGGAGACTTATTTGGTGATAAAAATTTTGTCTGTCCCCTGGTAGACATGATGCAACAATTTGCAGAACAAGGGCTGAAGATATATTTGTACCGTTTTGACCATCGATCGTCACGGCTGGCATGGCCGGAGTGGATGGGTGTCATGCACACTGGGGAGATAGCTTTCGTCTTTGGGACACCTTTAGATGGCAAACAGAACTACAGTGAAGCTGAGCAGGAGCTGAGCAGGAGGGTGATGAAGTCCTGGGCCAACTTTGCAAGAAGTGG TGATCCCAATGACAAAGACGATACTGAAAAGAGATGGCCTGTTTACACGAGCACAGAACAAGAGTACCTGTCCATCAAGGCAGACAAACTGAAGAAGAAGGAGAAACTGCGAGCTCGAGAGTGCAGGTTATGGGACTCCTACTTTCCCTCTGGTCCTGAAGCTCACAg GGCACGCTGCGGGAGACGAGTAatccctttcacccccccccccatcggatCGGGGGTCAGGCTGAGGCGGGGAACAGCGAACGTCCCGCTTGTGGGGAGGCCTGAATACCCTCCCACAAGCGGTGGCGGCGCGAGATCAGGAAACGTCTGTGCGAGTGCCTTACGCATTAAAGATCTTCCCGCATTGTATGATGAGGTTGCACCCTGTCAACTTATACATCAAATAAAGTCACTTCATGGAAAATCTAGCAAGGAATAA